One Cicer arietinum cultivar CDC Frontier isolate Library 1 chromosome 8, Cicar.CDCFrontier_v2.0, whole genome shotgun sequence DNA segment encodes these proteins:
- the LOC101514234 gene encoding uncharacterized protein, which yields MQSNQESSSMEVDVATSEQKVLPPKPKFEPLKPHEMSSGQVQFRKVSVPPHRYTPLKKAWMDIYTPVYEQMKIDLRMNLKARKVELKTRHDTPDISNLQKCADFVHAFMLGFDVIDAIALLRLDELYVESFEIKDVKTLRGDHLSRAIGRLSGKGGKTKFAIENASKTRIVIADTKIHILGSFANIKIARDSLCYLIMGSPAGKVYSKLRAVSARLAERF from the coding sequence ATGCAGTCAAACCAGGAATCATCTTCGATGGAAGTTGACGTTGCCACCTCTGAACAAAAAGTCTTGCCTCCGAAGCCGAAGTTTGAGCCTCTTAAACCTCATGAGATGTCTAGTGGTCAGGTTCAGTTCCGCAAGGTATCAGTTCCACCACATCGTTATACACCTCTCAAGAAAGCTTGGATGGACATCTATACTCCTGTATATGAGCAGATGAAAATTGACCTCCGAATGAATTTGAAGGCTCGAAAAGTTGAGCTGAAGACAAGGCATGATACACCTGACATCAGTAACCTGCAAAAATGTGCTGATTTTGTTCATGCTTTCATGTTGGGTTTTGATGTCATAGATGCTATTGCCCTTCTGCGATTGGATGAGCTCTATGTTGAGTCCTTTGAAATCAAGGATGTTAAGACACTTCGAGGCGATCACTTATCCCGTGCTATTGGAAGATTGTCCGGAAAAGGTGGTAAAACCAAGTTTGCAATTGAGAATGCATCCAAGACAAGAATTGTGATTGCTGACACCAAAATTCACATTCTGGGATCTTTTGCAAACATCAAGATTGCTAGGGATTCTCTTTGTTACCTAATTATGGGATCACCAGCAGGAAAGGTCTATTCCAAATTGAGAGCTGTTTCTGCTAGGCTGGCAGAGAGGTTTTGA